One window of the Tachypleus tridentatus isolate NWPU-2018 chromosome 10, ASM421037v1, whole genome shotgun sequence genome contains the following:
- the LOC143230413 gene encoding 1-acyl-sn-glycerol-3-phosphate acyltransferase epsilon-like isoform X1: MGSVVCSGVKNLHMVVPTIVLFGVAPHYYLVWMLWRLVSLALPTYIYQKGDDFCYSLYQRLVLFFFENLTGTEVVLHGDGEDILRRKERVLYLSNHQSTMDWIVVHMLAERQGSLGHVRYIMKNSLQAVPLYGFYFYENKCFPVSQLLPVLSHKSFLKHGCIYVKRGNFNQLKMMKDLKYLKHNRIPTWLVIFPEGTRFNPSLPQLLERSHKVAEDQGIQPFKHLLTPKIRGLHVVLEQLRNSFDALYDVTVVYSNTKDKKNGKRKPAPSMFEFAAGICPQVHIHVSRIDIKNVPTTEEGLKQWLFTMYRNKDRILSSYYDNNEQQPLVDVFAHGQKSPTASFYTISSFMFFMVLAVPFIVTPFGRSLYWKLATFGSLSGYLWLAVHHRIYTPCCHFYNYAIFPWISLFTEFGATWVVLSYYCDN; this comes from the exons ATGGGCAGCGTCGTTTGTTCTGGTGTGAAGAATTTACATATGGTTGTACCCACAATTGTTTTATTTGGAGTAGCTCCTCATTATTATTTAGTTTGGATGCTATGGCGATTGGTTTCTCTTGCCCTacccacatatatatatcaaaaggGGGATGATTTCTGCTATTCATTATATCAGCGTCTCGttctatttttctttgaaaacctTACGGGTACAGAG gTGGTTCTTCATGGTGATGGAGAGGATATATTACGAAGAAAGGAAAGGGTGCTGTATCTTAGCAACCATCAAAGTACAA TGGACTGGATTGTGGTTCATATGTTAGCAGAAAGGCAAGGAAGCCTAGGCCATGTACGCTACATCATGAAAAACTCTTTGCAAGCTGTTCCTCTttatgggttttacttttatgag AATAAGTGTTTTCCAGTGTCACAGTTGCTTCCAGTTCTTTCTCACAAGTCATTCTTAAAG CATGgatgtatatatgtaaaacgagGCAACTTCAACCAGTTAAAAATGATGAAAGACCTTAAATATTTAAAGCACAATAGAATACCT accTGGCTTGTGATTTTTCCTGAAGGAACTCGGTTTAATCCATCCCTACCACAGCTGCTTGAGAGAAGTCACAAGGTTGCTGAAGACCAAg GCATACAGCCTTTCAAGCATCTCTTGACCCCCAAGATCCGTGGTCTTCATGTAGTTCTGGAACAATTAAGGAACAGTTTTGATGCACTGTATGATGTGACAGTTGTCTACTCCAACACCAAAGATAAGAAAAATGGAAAGAGGAAGCCTGCTCCATCAATGTTTG aatTTGCTGCAGGCATCTGTCCTCAGGTGCACATCCATGTGTCAAGGATAGACATTAAAAATGTTCCAACAACTGAAGAAGGGTTAAAACAATGGTTGTTTACCATGTATCGAAATAAAGACAG GATACTTAGCAGTTACTATGACAACAACGAACAACAGCCTTTAgttgatgtttttgctcatggaCAGAAGTCGCCTACTGCTTCTTTTTATACCATTAGTTCATTTATGTTCTTCATGGTATTAGCTGTTCCATTCATTGTAACCCCTTTTGGTCGTAGTCTGTACTGGAAACTAGCTACCTTTGGATCACTTTCTGGATACTTGTGGTTAG
- the LOC143230413 gene encoding 1-acyl-sn-glycerol-3-phosphate acyltransferase epsilon-like isoform X2: MGSVVCSGVKNLHMVVPTIVLFGVAPHYYLVWMLWRLVSLALPTYIYQKGDDFCYSLYQRLVLFFFENLTGTEVVLHGDGEDILRRKERVLYLSNHQSTMDWIVVHMLAERQGSLGHVRYIMKNSLQAVPLYGFYFYENKCFPVSQLLPVLSHKSFLKHGCIYVKRGNFNQLKMMKDLKYLKHNRIPTWLVIFPEGTRFNPSLPQLLERSHKVAEDQGIQPFKHLLTPKIRGLHVVLEQLRNSFDALYDVTVVYSNTKDKKNGKRKPAPSMFEFAAGICPQVHIHVSRIDIKNVPTTEEGLKQWLFTMYRNKDRILSSYYDNNEQQPLVDVFAHGQKSPTASFYTISSFMFFMVLAVPFIVTPFGRSLYWKLATFGSLSGYLWLAVHHRIYTPCCHFYNYAIFPWISLFTVL; encoded by the exons ATGGGCAGCGTCGTTTGTTCTGGTGTGAAGAATTTACATATGGTTGTACCCACAATTGTTTTATTTGGAGTAGCTCCTCATTATTATTTAGTTTGGATGCTATGGCGATTGGTTTCTCTTGCCCTacccacatatatatatcaaaaggGGGATGATTTCTGCTATTCATTATATCAGCGTCTCGttctatttttctttgaaaacctTACGGGTACAGAG gTGGTTCTTCATGGTGATGGAGAGGATATATTACGAAGAAAGGAAAGGGTGCTGTATCTTAGCAACCATCAAAGTACAA TGGACTGGATTGTGGTTCATATGTTAGCAGAAAGGCAAGGAAGCCTAGGCCATGTACGCTACATCATGAAAAACTCTTTGCAAGCTGTTCCTCTttatgggttttacttttatgag AATAAGTGTTTTCCAGTGTCACAGTTGCTTCCAGTTCTTTCTCACAAGTCATTCTTAAAG CATGgatgtatatatgtaaaacgagGCAACTTCAACCAGTTAAAAATGATGAAAGACCTTAAATATTTAAAGCACAATAGAATACCT accTGGCTTGTGATTTTTCCTGAAGGAACTCGGTTTAATCCATCCCTACCACAGCTGCTTGAGAGAAGTCACAAGGTTGCTGAAGACCAAg GCATACAGCCTTTCAAGCATCTCTTGACCCCCAAGATCCGTGGTCTTCATGTAGTTCTGGAACAATTAAGGAACAGTTTTGATGCACTGTATGATGTGACAGTTGTCTACTCCAACACCAAAGATAAGAAAAATGGAAAGAGGAAGCCTGCTCCATCAATGTTTG aatTTGCTGCAGGCATCTGTCCTCAGGTGCACATCCATGTGTCAAGGATAGACATTAAAAATGTTCCAACAACTGAAGAAGGGTTAAAACAATGGTTGTTTACCATGTATCGAAATAAAGACAG GATACTTAGCAGTTACTATGACAACAACGAACAACAGCCTTTAgttgatgtttttgctcatggaCAGAAGTCGCCTACTGCTTCTTTTTATACCATTAGTTCATTTATGTTCTTCATGGTATTAGCTGTTCCATTCATTGTAACCCCTTTTGGTCGTAGTCTGTACTGGAAACTAGCTACCTTTGGATCACTTTCTGGATACTTGTGGTTAG
- the LOC143230413 gene encoding 1-acyl-sn-glycerol-3-phosphate acyltransferase epsilon-like isoform X4, whose product MGSVVCSGVKNLHMVVPTIVLFGVAPHYYLVWMLWRLVSLALPTYIYQKGDDFCYSLYQRLVLFFFENLTGTEVVLHGDGEDILRRKERVLYLSNHQSTMDWIVVHMLAERQGSLGHVRYIMKNSLQAVPLYGFYFYEHGCIYVKRGNFNQLKMMKDLKYLKHNRIPTWLVIFPEGTRFNPSLPQLLERSHKVAEDQGIQPFKHLLTPKIRGLHVVLEQLRNSFDALYDVTVVYSNTKDKKNGKRKPAPSMFEFAAGICPQVHIHVSRIDIKNVPTTEEGLKQWLFTMYRNKDRILSSYYDNNEQQPLVDVFAHGQKSPTASFYTISSFMFFMVLAVPFIVTPFGRSLYWKLATFGSLSGYLWLAVHHRIYTPCCHFYNYAIFPWISLFTVL is encoded by the exons ATGGGCAGCGTCGTTTGTTCTGGTGTGAAGAATTTACATATGGTTGTACCCACAATTGTTTTATTTGGAGTAGCTCCTCATTATTATTTAGTTTGGATGCTATGGCGATTGGTTTCTCTTGCCCTacccacatatatatatcaaaaggGGGATGATTTCTGCTATTCATTATATCAGCGTCTCGttctatttttctttgaaaacctTACGGGTACAGAG gTGGTTCTTCATGGTGATGGAGAGGATATATTACGAAGAAAGGAAAGGGTGCTGTATCTTAGCAACCATCAAAGTACAA TGGACTGGATTGTGGTTCATATGTTAGCAGAAAGGCAAGGAAGCCTAGGCCATGTACGCTACATCATGAAAAACTCTTTGCAAGCTGTTCCTCTttatgggttttacttttatgag CATGgatgtatatatgtaaaacgagGCAACTTCAACCAGTTAAAAATGATGAAAGACCTTAAATATTTAAAGCACAATAGAATACCT accTGGCTTGTGATTTTTCCTGAAGGAACTCGGTTTAATCCATCCCTACCACAGCTGCTTGAGAGAAGTCACAAGGTTGCTGAAGACCAAg GCATACAGCCTTTCAAGCATCTCTTGACCCCCAAGATCCGTGGTCTTCATGTAGTTCTGGAACAATTAAGGAACAGTTTTGATGCACTGTATGATGTGACAGTTGTCTACTCCAACACCAAAGATAAGAAAAATGGAAAGAGGAAGCCTGCTCCATCAATGTTTG aatTTGCTGCAGGCATCTGTCCTCAGGTGCACATCCATGTGTCAAGGATAGACATTAAAAATGTTCCAACAACTGAAGAAGGGTTAAAACAATGGTTGTTTACCATGTATCGAAATAAAGACAG GATACTTAGCAGTTACTATGACAACAACGAACAACAGCCTTTAgttgatgtttttgctcatggaCAGAAGTCGCCTACTGCTTCTTTTTATACCATTAGTTCATTTATGTTCTTCATGGTATTAGCTGTTCCATTCATTGTAACCCCTTTTGGTCGTAGTCTGTACTGGAAACTAGCTACCTTTGGATCACTTTCTGGATACTTGTGGTTAG